One genomic segment of Ignavibacteriota bacterium includes these proteins:
- a CDS encoding alkaline phosphatase, which translates to MKKNSPLFFAAILFLFQNCSTIDNSKFVEKNSNPKNVILFISDGCGFNHVDAASYYQYGKTGEQVYEKFPVKLAMATYYLHGNKYNPDSAWANFDWVKKNPTESAGAASAMATGSKTTKKSISCDTLNQPLETIVDKFEKLGKSTGVISTVPFSNATPAAFVAHNENRQNYREIAEEMILKSKADVIMGGGHPFYNPNGTLVGKLAERYVGQKEIWDMNNGGKPINDEDGKLVEESEFRYVGGKNVWQMLNDGNAGNDADGDGKNDMWNFIQDRESFQKYMKGEVPKRLIGIFKSGQASQVERDTANENWTPFSVPFIQTIPTLKEMTLSSINVLDENKNGFFLMAEGGAVDWAAHDNVLNRTIEEQIDFNLAVEAACDWVEKNSSWDETLIIVTADHETGYLLGPNSNEVKSNKNSEKWKHLTGNGKGNMPNVEWFSKGHTNSLVPFYAKGNGSLNFLERIKGDDPVFGKFIDNTDIGIIIKSFN; encoded by the coding sequence TTGAAAAAGAATTCTCCGTTATTTTTCGCTGCAATTTTATTTCTGTTTCAAAACTGCTCGACAATTGATAATAGTAAATTTGTAGAGAAAAATTCAAATCCCAAAAATGTAATTTTATTTATTAGTGATGGATGCGGATTTAATCATGTTGATGCGGCAAGTTATTATCAATATGGAAAAACCGGTGAACAAGTTTATGAAAAGTTTCCGGTAAAATTGGCAATGGCAACTTATTATCTTCATGGAAATAAATATAATCCAGATTCAGCTTGGGCAAATTTTGATTGGGTGAAAAAAAATCCTACAGAATCTGCCGGAGCAGCTTCAGCAATGGCTACCGGTTCAAAAACAACTAAGAAATCAATTTCATGCGATACACTTAATCAACCATTAGAAACAATTGTAGATAAATTTGAAAAACTTGGAAAATCAACTGGAGTTATTTCAACAGTTCCTTTTAGTAATGCAACTCCGGCTGCCTTTGTTGCACATAATGAAAACAGGCAGAATTATAGAGAAATTGCAGAAGAGATGATTCTTAAAAGTAAAGCTGATGTAATTATGGGAGGCGGACATCCGTTTTATAATCCCAATGGAACTTTGGTTGGTAAATTAGCCGAACGTTATGTTGGTCAAAAAGAAATTTGGGATATGAATAATGGCGGAAAACCAATAAATGATGAAGATGGAAAATTAGTTGAAGAATCTGAATTCAGATATGTTGGCGGAAAAAATGTTTGGCAAATGTTAAATGATGGTAATGCCGGAAATGATGCAGATGGTGATGGAAAAAATGATATGTGGAATTTTATTCAAGATAGAGAATCATTTCAAAAATATATGAAAGGTGAAGTTCCAAAAAGATTAATTGGAATATTTAAAAGTGGTCAAGCATCTCAAGTTGAAAGAGATACGGCAAATGAAAATTGGACACCATTTTCAGTTCCGTTTATTCAGACGATTCCAACTTTAAAAGAAATGACTTTATCGTCAATTAATGTTTTGGATGAAAATAAAAATGGATTTTTTCTTATGGCGGAAGGCGGTGCGGTCGATTGGGCAGCACATGATAATGTTTTAAATAGAACTATAGAAGAACAAATTGATTTTAATCTTGCAGTTGAAGCCGCGTGTGATTGGGTAGAAAAAAATAGCAGTTGGGATGAAACATTAATTATTGTAACAGCTGATCACGAAACCGGTTATTTATTAGGACCGAATTCAAATGAAGTAAAATCAAATAAAAATTCCGAAAAATGGAAACATCTAACTGGGAATGGTAAAGGAAATATGCCAAATGTTGAATGGTTCAGCAAAGGACACACAAATTCTCTCGTTCCATTTTATGCAAAAGGAAACGGAAGTTTAAATTTTCTTGAAAGAATAAAAGGTGATGATCCAGTCTTTGGAAAATTTATTGATAATACGGATATTGGAATTATTATCAAATCATTTAATTAA
- a CDS encoding polysaccharide deacetylase family protein has product MKNIFKFKIHKNNIVIIMLFTIFSLLACSDSESLIAQELKGNNWAEKLGFPEGKKVLIFHADDVGMCEEANTAAIAYLEKSEIQSAAIMVPCPNANNAILWAANNRNKDIGLHLTLTSEWKTYRWGTVAESSLVPGLLDEENKMYRSVEEVVTNATPAEVEKEIRAQIDKAISLGMKPNHIDTHMGTLYGSAAFVNVFFRVAEEYNIPANAIDLSKAEVAEHFRSAGYPIDENVIQSVNEYKLPKLDFFSSVPNGNTYEEKRENFFNHIKELPAGLTEIIFHPSVESENLKSITNSWQQRVWEAELFSDPIVKQFFLDEGIVFTNWKEIMEKFNSLINN; this is encoded by the coding sequence ATGAAAAACATTTTTAAATTCAAAATTCATAAAAACAATATTGTAATAATTATGTTATTTACAATTTTTTCTTTATTAGCTTGTTCAGATAGTGAATCATTAATTGCTCAAGAATTAAAAGGAAATAATTGGGCAGAAAAATTAGGATTTCCGGAAGGGAAAAAAGTTTTAATTTTTCATGCTGATGATGTTGGAATGTGTGAAGAAGCAAATACTGCAGCAATCGCATATCTTGAAAAAAGTGAAATTCAAAGTGCAGCAATTATGGTTCCTTGTCCGAATGCAAATAATGCAATTTTGTGGGCGGCAAATAATAGAAATAAAGATATTGGTTTGCATTTAACTTTAACAAGTGAATGGAAAACTTATAGATGGGGAACTGTTGCTGAATCCAGTTTAGTTCCAGGTTTGCTTGATGAAGAAAATAAAATGTACAGAAGTGTTGAAGAAGTTGTAACAAATGCAACTCCGGCTGAAGTAGAAAAAGAAATTAGAGCACAAATAGATAAAGCAATTTCTTTGGGAATGAAACCAAATCACATTGATACTCATATGGGAACGCTTTATGGCTCTGCGGCATTTGTGAATGTATTTTTTAGAGTTGCAGAAGAATACAATATTCCGGCAAATGCAATTGATTTATCAAAAGCTGAAGTTGCCGAACATTTTAGAAGTGCCGGTTATCCGATTGATGAAAATGTAATTCAATCAGTAAATGAATATAAACTGCCAAAGTTAGATTTCTTTTCAAGTGTGCCAAACGGAAATACTTATGAAGAAAAAAGAGAAAACTTTTTCAATCATATTAAGGAATTGCCCGCCGGTTTAACCGAAATAATTTTCCATCCTTCAGTTGAATCTGAAAATTTAAAAAGTATTACAAATTCTTGGCAGCAAAGAGTTTGGGAAGCTGAATTATTTTCAGATCCAATTGTTAAGCAATTTTTTCTTGATGAGGGAATTGTATTTACAAATTGGAAGGAAATTATGGAAAAGTTCAATTCTCTTATAAATAATTAA
- a CDS encoding Gfo/Idh/MocA family oxidoreductase: MLENDSSENKKVSRRDLLKGLSTVPILGVFAYDYWKKKSFEKIKDKAVHLNLGLSKDSPKVISNNNEKSLGDVIKIGIIGVGGRGVALLKAAGFVDPSEFNSLSKKAKSGDESAKSRIASYQNQTLLNVQIIGICDVFDMRAEKAITIASNGIQPNGEPINLKNVKRYLRYQDLLANSEIDAVIIATPDFHHAQMTIDAVYSGKHVYCEKAMTLTEDELNKVYETVKNSKIVFQLGHQNSKNETFKKAKEIIDKNLLGKVTLIETTTNRNSKEGAWIRHLDSNGKPKPGSPKTIDWDQWLGNTPKIPFSMERYYGWARWFAYDTGLAGQLFSHEVDALNQIMGFGIPKSVTSSGGIYFFKEDRDMPDTFQSVLEFPDRQFTMLYSASLANSRSRGRVFMGHDASMEVGGDLKLIANDDSTQFKDKISNGIIDPSKPFYTFPEISKLKIDGVTSATEKYYAERGLIDTNVDGKNIDITHLHVKEWIDVIRNGGKTGCDIEKAFIDTVSVLMVHKSYVENRKVEWDPINKKII; the protein is encoded by the coding sequence ATGTTAGAAAATGATTCATCTGAAAATAAAAAAGTTTCGAGACGAGATTTATTAAAAGGACTCTCGACTGTTCCAATTCTCGGTGTGTTTGCTTATGATTATTGGAAAAAGAAATCGTTTGAAAAAATAAAAGATAAAGCTGTTCATCTTAATTTAGGATTAAGCAAAGATTCTCCTAAAGTTATTTCAAATAATAACGAAAAAAGTTTAGGCGATGTTATAAAAATTGGAATTATTGGAGTTGGCGGAAGAGGAGTTGCATTATTAAAAGCAGCCGGATTTGTTGATCCTAGTGAATTTAATAGTTTAAGCAAAAAAGCAAAAAGTGGTGATGAAAGTGCAAAATCAAGAATTGCTTCTTATCAAAATCAAACATTATTAAATGTTCAAATTATTGGAATTTGCGATGTTTTTGATATGAGAGCTGAGAAAGCAATTACAATTGCATCAAATGGAATTCAGCCAAACGGCGAACCGATAAATTTAAAAAATGTTAAAAGATATTTGCGATATCAAGATTTGTTAGCTAATTCGGAAATTGATGCGGTAATTATTGCAACACCAGATTTTCATCATGCGCAAATGACTATTGACGCAGTATATTCCGGTAAACATGTTTACTGTGAAAAAGCAATGACTTTAACTGAAGATGAACTTAATAAAGTTTATGAAACTGTGAAGAATAGTAAAATTGTTTTTCAATTAGGTCATCAAAACAGTAAGAATGAGACTTTTAAAAAAGCGAAAGAAATTATTGATAAAAATCTTCTCGGCAAAGTTACTTTAATTGAAACAACAACAAACCGAAATAGTAAAGAAGGCGCTTGGATTAGACATCTTGATTCAAATGGAAAACCAAAACCGGGATCTCCAAAAACAATTGATTGGGATCAATGGCTTGGGAATACACCAAAAATTCCATTTAGTATGGAAAGATATTACGGTTGGGCTCGTTGGTTTGCTTATGATACCGGACTTGCCGGACAATTGTTTTCTCATGAAGTTGATGCTCTAAATCAAATTATGGGATTTGGAATTCCTAAATCTGTAACTTCTTCCGGAGGAATTTATTTTTTCAAAGAAGATCGTGATATGCCGGATACATTTCAATCGGTTTTAGAATTTCCGGATCGTCAATTTACAATGCTGTATTCAGCTTCGCTTGCAAACAGCAGATCTCGTGGTAGAGTTTTCATGGGACATGATGCAAGTATGGAAGTCGGCGGAGATTTAAAATTAATTGCTAATGATGATTCAACACAATTTAAAGATAAAATATCTAATGGAATTATTGATCCTTCCAAACCATTTTATACTTTCCCGGAAATTTCAAAATTAAAAATTGATGGAGTAACTTCTGCAACAGAAAAATATTATGCCGAGCGAGGATTGATTGATACAAATGTCGATGGTAAAAATATTGACATTACCCATTTACACGTTAAAGAATGGATTGATGTAATTCGTAATGGCGGTAAGACCGGATGCGATATTGAAAAAGCATTTATCGATACAGTTTCTGTTTTAATGGTTCACAAATCATACGTAGAAAATAGAAAAGTGGAATGGGATCCGATAAATAAGAAAATTATATAA
- a CDS encoding DoxX family membrane protein, with translation MKYSIIQTTVLLILRLVLGYHFLYEGIDKLLNETWTSAPFLLQANWIYTDFFHSLANDQTYLRIADLLNIWGQILIGISLIIGLFSKVAAYFGAFLLFMYYVTVPPFLNNQMLIDKNVIEFLCFLIVALFPTSSIFGIDLFLKKRNE, from the coding sequence ATGAAATACTCGATTATTCAAACTACAGTTTTGCTGATTTTACGATTAGTGCTCGGCTATCATTTCTTGTATGAAGGAATTGATAAATTATTAAATGAAACTTGGACATCTGCGCCATTTCTATTACAAGCAAATTGGATTTATACTGATTTCTTTCATTCGCTTGCCAACGACCAAACTTATTTAAGAATTGCGGATTTACTTAATATTTGGGGTCAAATTCTTATAGGAATAAGTTTAATTATAGGACTTTTTTCAAAAGTTGCTGCATATTTTGGAGCCTTTCTTTTATTTATGTATTACGTAACTGTTCCGCCGTTTCTAAATAACCAAATGTTAATTGATAAAAATGTAATAGAATTTTTATGTTTTTTAATAGTTGCATTATTCCCAACTAGCTCAATTTTTGGAATAGATTTATTTTTGAAAAAACGAAATGAGTAA
- a CDS encoding DUF1080 domain-containing protein — translation MGNKLNMEWEYLFNGKNLDGWEKRGGEAIYEIENEMIVGISGKSTPNTFLCTKQNYSNFIFEVDFLVDDKMNSGIQIRSNSMDSYMNGRVHGYQIEIDPSERAWSGGIYDEARRGWLYDLRNNEAARKAFIHNDWNKLHVEAIGNSIKTWLNGVPCANLKDSLTKDGFIALQVHQMETPGVKVKWKNIRIMDLGTSTQFPQLIESN, via the coding sequence ATGGGAAATAAATTAAACATGGAATGGGAATATTTATTTAACGGTAAAAATTTAGATGGCTGGGAAAAGCGCGGCGGTGAAGCAATTTATGAAATTGAAAATGAAATGATTGTTGGAATTTCCGGAAAAAGTACTCCAAACACTTTTTTATGCACCAAACAAAATTATTCTAATTTTATTTTTGAAGTGGATTTTCTAGTTGATGACAAAATGAATTCCGGAATTCAAATTAGAAGTAATAGTATGGATTCATATATGAATGGAAGAGTTCACGGGTATCAAATTGAAATTGATCCATCGGAACGAGCTTGGAGCGGCGGAATATATGATGAAGCAAGACGCGGCTGGCTCTACGATTTAAGAAATAATGAAGCTGCACGCAAAGCATTTATTCACAATGATTGGAACAAACTTCACGTTGAAGCAATCGGCAATTCTATCAAAACTTGGCTTAACGGAGTTCCATGTGCAAATTTAAAAGATTCATTAACGAAAGATGGATTTATTGCATTGCAAGTTCATCAAATGGAAACTCCGGGTGTAAAAGTAAAATGGAAAAATATTAGAATTATGGATTTGGGAACTTCTACTCAATTTCCGCAATTAATTGAGAGCAATTGA